The genomic DNA tttcaaAGGCATGCTAAAGGCCTAGAAATAGTCCCAGACACCACCCATGATTGGAGGGGGCCATCTCACCGACGTGAAAAGCTACCAGCAGAAGCTAGTTTTTTCCCCCCTGTGATATTTAGGGGTGGGAAAAAAACAGGCGCCTCTGTGTTGTTGCTGAATGACGATGTGGATACACAGCCctctaaaatgctttttttgcaaATTCAAGACGATTGgattcaaaacacaattaaatttgattCGATTAACAATTCgactgcattttttaaaatgcttttatagtaTTCTTTAAATTGTCCCCTAATGTGTCTTAAGCaagaaaaagacaaaatactTAAGATTGTTTATTGCACTAAAAGTaacttgaaagaaaacacattaaatacatgtacatacagACTTCTTGAAATACAATGTGTAATGCAGTGtgtcaatattttaatattttagagccgagcataactagaaaagtattccatatttcaccatatttttaagattgtattaataagcatgacttttccagtttgGAAATCCCAAATTTAAAATTCCTTAATATTTCTAGGTTTTCTGTGACCATGGTGACCCTGAATCAGAAAACGAatccaaatattaaaacattaaagtaaCATCATCTGACTACATTCAGCAGTTTAAATCAATGATTGACCAACACTAACGATTCTCAATTCAAAAATCAAATTTTAAGATCAGTGCATATGAACTGGCAGGACTAGTAGTCAATGTATCGAGAAAACAAGTGAACCGTTACATCCCTAGCTAGGTGACAAATAATAGACACTGCCtagtacattttcacatttcactTGCCaatgattgagttgtgtagtggcgaagaagtttATCACCGAGATCCAACTGCGTGTTGTTGAATGAATGCCCATTCCCTGAAATATGTGTCCATCATAGATCAAATCCGCGCAGtccatttttattgaataatgtcccTTTTAATATTAGTTTTTCACAGGCAGTTGTTGATCATGAAGTAAAAAAGAAACATTCGTTTTTACCTGACATTGCATGGATGCGGTGAAGAAACTGTGCAACTCTTCTCTCGAATCACATCAGATGCTCGctactgttttttttaaagagacagtaccattttagtgcttgttatacaattgtatgtaaactcaatgtaaacaCTGGTAAATTGTACAAATTATTTAGAAgagtgacagctcatatcattaaTGTATAAGCAATTTTATGACatcatattaattgatagaatgtggaaattattcattttaaaaagctaaagtgTGATTTTAtaataattgcaaaaattataaattaaaatataaacttttacatattataaatatatagcaTGCTAATTTTCCTGGCTGATTACATATTTTCTACATTTGTTAATAGTCTGTTCATGCAGTGTTGGATTAACTGTAATTATTAGTTTCTGACTAGTAAATACCGTTCACATTACTCAATGCAAGTTGGACATGAGTTTTCACACGTGTATGAAGTTCTTGAAAATAATAGGTTAATTATAAATGAATAGTggttgtttttgttctgccattATATTAGGgttcaatttgatttatttttacatcTGTTCCTGTTGAATTGATTTTTGTCAATTTACTGTGTTCATTatagagctgatggaagtgaaagaggaacatcaagagctgaatgaagtggagaAGAAATTTCAGTAccagaaacatcatgatttaaTAACTGTTGAAGAATCTTTGAGTTGCTCAAAGACTAGAATGATTTTCTCACTAAAAAAGCCTCAAAGAGCAGCCAAATTTTTTTTCACCTGCTCTccgtgtggaaagagtttcacatgtAAAAGCCAGCTTAATAAACACAtgagagttcatactggagaaaagcctttcatgtgccatcagtgtgggaaaagTTTAGCAGATGCAGACCATCTCAAAGATAATCTCTGCTGTCACTCTGGAGAAAGATCATTTGAATGTGATATATGTGGTAAAACATTCGTTTTGGATTCATGCCTAAAGCGACATCTGAAAGTGCACTTAAAAGAGAAGACTTACAAGTGTTCtatttgtggaaagagttttgcagaCCTGTCCTATTTTAAAGAGCATCAGAAAGTACATACCGGCGTGAGGGCTCtcatgtgctttgaatgtgggaagaccTTTACAACAGCCGGTATCTTAAATCGGCACCAaaaaattcatactggagagaaaccatacaagtgctcacactgtggaaagagtttcaatctGTCACACAACCTGAAAActcatgagagaatccatactggagaaaaacctcacaagtgttcacactgtgaaaagagattCTCTCAGTCACAAAGCCTGAtaaaacatgagagaattcatactggagaaaaaccttacaagtgctcacactgtggaaagagtttcactcagtcagaaaGCCTGAtaaaacatgagagaattcatactggagaaaaaccatacacgtgctcacactgtggaaagagttttaacCAATCTGCTCATCTACAGCAACATCTAAAAAAGTATTGCCCAAGTAGTCACAGTGAGCAAAAATGATCTTCATGTGCAGCAGTACCAAGTAGATTGTTTCATATTAACCCAAAGATGCAGCGTCTCTCAAAAAAGCAGCATCATCTGAAGGCAACAGTTTACATCGGTTTTTCCGTGTTCTAGATCGCTCCGCGAGCAGACTAGTTTTCCTCGACAATCGGACAGTTCTCGTCTGTGCGCATTGTTGCCATTTGCACTTAAAagtgtatcacaaagcagtcgtggTGCTCAGGTGTTGCCCGTGTCAGTATTTGcttgtggtcaaaagagtatactttgaaaggctgagcgctagggctgggcgatatatcgaatattaatgatataatcgagataattttgctgacgatgtaaaattgaccaatgtCGTGAATAtcacgatgattttaatgtgctttcatttggccattatgtttaataaagagcgca from Myxocyprinus asiaticus isolate MX2 ecotype Aquarium Trade chromosome 29, UBuf_Myxa_2, whole genome shotgun sequence includes the following:
- the LOC127420331 gene encoding gastrula zinc finger protein XlCGF17.1-like, translated to MLQTPVKMCSVKLLDCRNLMKTRGETTEEEQQMMQTPVKTEVKQEEIKEEITAEEQQRNEDFISSELMEVKEEHQELNEVEKKFQYQKHHDLITVEESLSCSKTRMIFSLKKPQRAAKFFFTCSPCGKSFTCKSQLNKHMRVHTGEKPFMCHQCGKSLADADHLKDNLCCHSGERSFECDICGKTFVLDSCLKRHLKVHLKEKTYKCSICGKSFADLSYFKEHQKVHTGVRALMCFECGKTFTTAGILNRHQKIHTGEKPYKCSHCGKSFNLSHNLKTHERIHTGEKPHKCSHCEKRFSQSQSLIKHERIHTGEKPYKCSHCGKSFTQSESLIKHERIHTGEKPYTCSHCGKSFNQSAHLQQHLKKYCPSSHSEQK